The proteins below come from a single Blastocatellia bacterium genomic window:
- a CDS encoding ester cyclase, which produces MSVSLSDLWDEHLKHEFATRDTEATLQTMVEDAYVNHVPVMTGGVGREQLRQFYSVRFIPQMPPDTRTTLVSRTVGDDRLVEEMVFEFTHTIKMDWMLPGIEPTGKSVRVPLVAIVHFRDDKLAHEHIYWDQASVLAQIGLLDTERLPVVGAESAEKVLDPSLPSNRLMDRADV; this is translated from the coding sequence ATGAGCGTGTCTTTATCTGACCTCTGGGACGAGCACCTCAAGCATGAATTCGCCACCCGCGACACCGAAGCGACGCTTCAGACGATGGTCGAAGATGCGTACGTCAACCATGTGCCGGTGATGACGGGCGGCGTCGGGCGCGAGCAGTTGCGCCAGTTTTACTCTGTGCGCTTTATCCCGCAGATGCCGCCCGACACGCGCACGACGTTGGTTTCGCGCACCGTCGGCGATGATCGCCTGGTCGAAGAGATGGTCTTCGAGTTCACGCATACGATCAAGATGGATTGGATGCTGCCGGGCATTGAGCCGACCGGCAAGAGCGTCCGTGTGCCGCTGGTCGCCATCGTCCATTTCCGCGACGATAAACTGGCGCACGAGCACATCTACTGGGATCAGGCATCGGTGCTGGCGCAGATCGGCCTGCTCGACACCGAACGGCTGCCGGTGGTCGGCGCTGAGTCGGCGGAGAAAGTGCTTGATCCGAGCCTGCCTTCTAACCGCCTGATGGATCGCGCTGACGTCTGA
- the nadA gene encoding quinolinate synthase NadA: MSTAFINLHSSAAAQADYSALIREIRELARQRNAIILAHNYQAPEVQDVADVTGDSLGLALEAQQTDAELIVFCGVHFMAESAKILNPEKKVLLPNLSAGCSLADSITPESLQEWKDRYPGHTVVTYVNSTAEVKAMSDICCTSANAVSVIRSLQTDKILFTPDRNLGNWVKRQVPEKDIVVYDGACPTHDVLRGANVSRVRSAFPDAVVIAHPECREDIIALADEVCSTTAMVGRIANYPNTKTFIVATESGIVHQMKKRYPDREFVMADGCIGCRLHCPYMKMITLANVKRSLVEDKFEIAVEPDVMEGARRALERMLAVPRDN, encoded by the coding sequence ATGAGCACAGCATTCATCAATCTGCATTCGAGCGCCGCGGCGCAGGCCGATTATTCGGCGCTCATCCGGGAAATCCGCGAGCTGGCCCGGCAACGCAACGCCATCATTCTGGCGCACAACTACCAGGCCCCCGAAGTTCAGGACGTCGCCGATGTCACAGGCGACAGCCTGGGCCTCGCGCTCGAAGCACAGCAGACCGACGCCGAATTGATCGTTTTCTGCGGCGTTCACTTCATGGCGGAATCGGCGAAGATTCTCAACCCTGAAAAGAAAGTCCTGCTGCCGAACCTATCCGCCGGCTGCTCGCTTGCCGATTCGATCACCCCTGAAAGCCTTCAGGAGTGGAAAGACCGCTACCCCGGCCACACGGTTGTCACCTACGTGAATTCGACCGCCGAGGTCAAAGCCATGAGCGACATCTGTTGCACCTCGGCCAACGCGGTGTCGGTGATTCGCAGCCTGCAAACAGATAAAATCCTGTTCACGCCTGACCGCAATCTCGGCAACTGGGTCAAGCGACAGGTGCCCGAAAAAGATATCGTCGTCTACGACGGCGCTTGCCCGACGCACGACGTGCTGCGCGGCGCCAACGTCAGCCGCGTGCGCTCGGCCTTCCCCGATGCCGTCGTCATTGCCCATCCCGAATGCCGCGAAGACATCATCGCGCTGGCCGACGAAGTCTGCTCGACGACAGCGATGGTCGGGCGCATCGCCAACTACCCGAACACCAAGACCTTCATCGTCGCGACTGAAAGCGGCATCGTCCACCAGATGAAGAAGCGCTACCCCGACCGCGAGTTCGTCATGGCCGATGGCTGCATCGGTTGCCGCCTGCATTGCCCTTACATGAAGATGATCACGCTCGCCAACGTCAAGCGCTCGCTCGTCGAAGACAAGTTCGAGATCGCCGTCGAGCCGGACGTGATGGAAGGGGCGCGGCGCGCCCTTGAGCGCATGCTCGCCGTGCCGCGTGATAACTGA
- a CDS encoding Spy/CpxP family protein refolding chaperone codes for MIKKLSIAPILLVIVAGFAALSVSAQVRPRANPLLREPRGDSPDAGDPQFGRRRPFPPGGVNRPPLNNPQANRQPGANQARKQRLQQMLMQRLDLRPEQRMRMQEIRRSHDDEVISAGRRLRQARAALDRAIMSESYNEDAVRRATEELAAAQADKIRLESRIRSQVRGVLTSEQVLEFNRLQRELRREMQQQKRGMQQDRTGPAEPLVPPSRPPLDDDDFDLLSLLTFEN; via the coding sequence ATGATAAAGAAGCTATCCATCGCCCCGATTTTACTGGTGATCGTCGCCGGGTTTGCCGCCTTAAGCGTCAGCGCGCAGGTGCGGCCGCGCGCGAATCCTCTACTGAGGGAGCCGCGCGGCGACAGCCCAGACGCCGGCGACCCGCAATTTGGCCGTCGCCGCCCCTTTCCGCCCGGCGGCGTTAATCGTCCGCCGCTCAACAATCCGCAAGCGAACCGCCAGCCGGGAGCCAATCAAGCGAGAAAGCAGCGGCTACAGCAGATGCTCATGCAGCGTCTCGACCTCAGGCCGGAACAGCGCATGCGGATGCAGGAGATTCGCCGCAGCCACGACGATGAAGTGATCAGCGCGGGCCGGCGTTTGCGGCAGGCGCGGGCCGCGCTTGACCGCGCCATCATGAGCGAGAGCTATAACGAAGACGCCGTGCGCCGCGCCACCGAAGAACTGGCCGCCGCGCAGGCTGACAAGATTCGTCTGGAATCGCGCATCCGCTCGCAGGTGCGCGGCGTGCTGACCAGCGAACAGGTGCTGGAATTCAACCGCCTTCAGCGCGAGCTGCGGCGCGAGATGCAACAGCAGAAGCGCGGCATGCAGCAGGATCGCACGGGGCCGGCAGAGCCATTAGTCCCGCCCTCGCGACCGCCGCTCGATGACGACGATTTTGATCTGCTCAGCCTGCTCACGTTCGAGAATTGA
- a CDS encoding dienelactone hydrolase family protein, with translation MITIQAFDGGEFEAYLAEPASGKGPGIVLIQEIFGVNDVMRDIADHYAGLGFVVMCPDLFWRQQPGIQLTDKTDAEWARAFELYKGLDEAKAVDDAAATMKALRAHTACTGHVGAVGYCLGGKLTYLLAVRHDPDCAVGYYGVGIENALDEAKNLRGPLTLHIAGKDQFCPPEAQAKIHAALDSHPLVTLYDYPEQDHAFARVGGAHYDPASAELANLRTLESFVRRLIGRQS, from the coding sequence ATGATTACGATCCAGGCATTCGATGGCGGCGAGTTCGAAGCTTATCTGGCCGAGCCGGCGAGCGGCAAAGGGCCGGGCATCGTCTTGATCCAGGAGATTTTCGGAGTGAACGATGTCATGCGCGACATCGCCGATCACTATGCCGGGCTGGGCTTCGTCGTGATGTGCCCGGACCTCTTCTGGCGACAGCAGCCGGGCATTCAGTTGACCGATAAGACCGACGCCGAGTGGGCGCGCGCCTTCGAGCTTTATAAGGGACTGGACGAAGCCAAAGCCGTAGACGATGCGGCGGCGACGATGAAGGCGTTGCGCGCGCACACGGCCTGCACGGGGCATGTCGGGGCCGTCGGCTACTGTCTCGGCGGCAAGCTCACCTATCTGCTCGCCGTGCGCCACGACCCGGATTGCGCCGTCGGTTACTACGGCGTCGGCATCGAAAACGCGCTCGATGAAGCCAAGAACCTGCGCGGCCCGCTAACCCTGCACATCGCCGGCAAAGATCAGTTCTGCCCGCCCGAAGCGCAGGCAAAGATTCACGCGGCGCTCGATTCGCACCCGCTGGTGACGCTCTACGATTACCCCGAACAGGATCACGCTTTTGCCCGCGTCGGCGGTGCGCACTACGACCCTGCGTCAGCAGAACTGGCGAACCTGAGAACGCTCGAATCGTTCGTGCGCCGCCTGATCGGGAGACAGTCATGA
- a CDS encoding ATP-binding cassette domain-containing protein has product MSAPQLSTVCAGPLTCTRPTSTTHRTDHRKDVPVSIVLEQITKRYGNQWVVDNVALEVADKELFVLLGSSGSGKSTILRMIAGLTDPTSGRILLHGRDVTRLTPQKRGTGFVFQNYSIFRHMTVAENIEFGLKIRKAAKEERARRRDELLELVGLAGLGSRYAHQLSGGQQQRVALARALCYEPGVLLLDEPFGALDVKIRAQLRRSLKEIQRRLGVATILVTHDQEEAFELADRIGVLEHGRLLEVGDGEELYARPRSLFAATFLGAGTVLVGRAEAGRARFGSLALPIPEDTPHEDGARVQLLFRPEQVALAADAPAAELPLLGRGEIIEQNFTGPLRRVRLRLPRLEAARQLAPPLPFGEEGMLIDAALPSEVELDGEQLWVALRGWTILKQPEPRLLVYDIGQGSVSPLQLTRLLADKLQAAATVLTVAENLEAAESLRSTLGARQQSAGLTDAALQIRYGNTTEQIAAAHAEAIYEMLVMSPQPRTGRLRARAAHRQLREARAARQLGDALLTALERTDVPVLVVKGERAKLERLLICTAAGEPGKSDVKAGGRLARRLGAQTTLLFVTGDTDDVNALTRRHLNQGAATLRAMDVPCDVRVRMAGTPVEGILAEAAAGDYDLIVIGFHGPRSHAFYKFNDVMLRVLEQADRPVLVVPTDRM; this is encoded by the coding sequence TTGTCTGCCCCTCAACTATCCACCGTCTGCGCCGGGCCGCTGACCTGTACCCGCCCGACAAGCACCACTCACCGCACCGATCATCGAAAGGACGTGCCCGTGTCTATCGTGCTTGAGCAGATCACCAAGCGGTACGGCAACCAGTGGGTCGTCGATAACGTCGCGCTCGAAGTCGCCGACAAAGAGCTGTTCGTGCTGCTCGGCTCGTCGGGCAGCGGCAAGAGCACGATCCTGCGCATGATCGCCGGCCTGACGGACCCCACCAGCGGGCGCATTCTGCTGCATGGCCGCGACGTGACTCGCCTGACGCCGCAGAAGCGCGGCACCGGTTTCGTCTTTCAAAACTACTCGATCTTTCGCCACATGACGGTCGCCGAGAATATCGAGTTCGGCCTGAAGATTCGCAAGGCAGCAAAAGAGGAACGGGCGCGGCGGCGCGATGAGTTGCTTGAGTTAGTCGGGCTGGCGGGCCTCGGCAGCCGTTACGCGCACCAACTGTCGGGCGGTCAGCAACAGCGCGTCGCGCTGGCGCGGGCGCTCTGTTACGAGCCGGGCGTCTTGCTGCTGGACGAGCCGTTCGGCGCGCTCGATGTCAAGATTCGCGCCCAACTGCGGCGCAGCCTGAAAGAGATTCAGCGGCGGCTCGGCGTCGCGACCATCCTGGTGACACACGACCAAGAGGAAGCCTTCGAGCTGGCCGACCGCATCGGCGTGCTGGAGCATGGGCGGCTGCTGGAAGTCGGCGACGGCGAAGAGTTGTATGCCAGACCGCGCTCGCTCTTTGCGGCGACCTTTCTCGGCGCTGGCACGGTGTTGGTCGGGCGCGCCGAAGCGGGTCGCGCGCGCTTTGGCTCGCTGGCGCTGCCCATTCCCGAAGACACGCCCCACGAAGACGGGGCGCGCGTTCAGTTGCTCTTTCGTCCCGAGCAGGTCGCGCTGGCGGCCGACGCCCCGGCGGCTGAGCTGCCCTTGCTCGGCCGGGGCGAGATCATCGAGCAGAACTTCACAGGCCCGCTGCGCCGTGTGCGATTGCGCCTGCCGCGACTCGAAGCGGCACGCCAACTAGCGCCGCCCTTGCCGTTCGGCGAAGAAGGCATGTTGATCGATGCGGCGCTGCCGTCGGAAGTCGAGCTTGACGGCGAGCAGCTATGGGTAGCGCTGCGCGGCTGGACGATCCTCAAACAACCGGAGCCGCGCCTGCTGGTTTATGACATCGGGCAGGGCTCGGTCTCGCCATTACAGTTGACGCGCTTGCTGGCCGACAAGCTGCAAGCGGCCGCCACCGTGCTTACCGTTGCCGAAAATCTTGAGGCCGCTGAAAGCTTACGCTCGACACTCGGCGCGCGGCAGCAGAGCGCCGGGCTGACGGACGCAGCTTTACAGATTCGTTATGGAAACACGACCGAGCAGATCGCCGCGGCGCATGCCGAAGCGATTTACGAAATGCTGGTGATGTCGCCGCAGCCGCGCACCGGGCGATTGCGAGCGCGGGCGGCGCATCGGCAGTTACGCGAAGCGCGGGCGGCGCGACAACTGGGTGATGCGCTATTGACGGCGCTTGAGCGCACGGACGTGCCGGTGCTGGTCGTCAAAGGGGAGCGCGCGAAACTGGAGCGCCTGTTGATCTGCACGGCGGCGGGCGAGCCTGGCAAGAGCGACGTGAAGGCCGGCGGGCGGCTGGCGCGGCGGCTGGGCGCGCAGACGACGCTGCTCTTTGTGACAGGGGACACGGACGATGTCAACGCCTTGACGCGCCGCCATCTGAATCAGGGCGCGGCGACGCTGCGGGCGATGGACGTCCCCTGCGACGTGCGCGTGCGCATGGCCGGAACGCCGGTCGAAGGCATTCTCGCCGAAGCCGCGGCGGGCGACTATGACCTGATCGTCATCGGCTTTCACGGCCCACGCTCGCATGCCTTCTACAAATTCAACGACGTCATGCTCCGCGTGCTCGAACAGGCCGACCGCCCGGTGCTGGTCGTGCCGACCGATAGAATGTAA
- the nth gene encoding endonuclease III, protein MTSSEEKQRTRQIIARLRRAYPDAHCSLNYSNPLELLVATILSAQCTDERVNLVTADLFRKYRKAEDYINVEPAELEQDVRSTGFYRNKAKAIQGACRLLIERHNGRVPATFDELLELPGVARKTANVVMGNAFGTAAGVVVDTHVGRLSQRLGLTANEQPEKIERDLMALVPQKDWVDFAHLLIYHGRAVCKARKPECASCTLEDLCPSSLLKT, encoded by the coding sequence TTGACAAGCAGCGAAGAGAAGCAACGCACACGACAGATCATCGCGCGACTCAGGCGCGCCTATCCCGACGCGCATTGCAGTCTGAATTACAGTAACCCGCTTGAGCTGCTGGTCGCCACCATCCTGTCGGCGCAATGCACGGATGAGCGCGTCAACCTGGTCACTGCCGACCTCTTCAGGAAATACCGCAAGGCCGAAGATTACATCAACGTCGAGCCGGCGGAGCTGGAGCAAGACGTTCGCTCGACCGGCTTTTACCGCAACAAGGCGAAAGCCATTCAAGGCGCGTGTCGTTTGCTCATCGAGCGCCACAACGGGCGCGTGCCGGCGACCTTTGATGAGCTGCTTGAGCTGCCGGGCGTGGCGCGCAAGACGGCGAACGTCGTCATGGGCAACGCCTTCGGCACGGCGGCAGGCGTCGTCGTTGACACGCACGTCGGGCGTCTGTCGCAACGGCTCGGGCTGACGGCCAACGAGCAGCCGGAAAAGATCGAGCGCGATCTGATGGCGCTCGTGCCTCAGAAAGATTGGGTTGATTTCGCGCACCTGTTGATCTATCACGGGCGCGCGGTCTGCAAAGCGCGCAAGCCCGAATGCGCCAGTTGCACGCTCGAAGACCTCTGCCCGTCGTCGCTGCTCAAGACCTAG
- a CDS encoding Uma2 family endonuclease: MTDEQFLQLCRDNRDLRFELTAGGELIIMPPTGSITGWRNADINYQLTAWAKRDGSGLTFDSSTGFKLPNGAKRSPDAAWIRRDRWDALTDQEKEGFAPICPDFVLELRSADDSLSALQDKLTEYLDNGAQLGWLIDPKDKRVYVYRPGHSVECLQQPEAVPGDTILPGFVLSLKGLW, encoded by the coding sequence TTGACCGATGAGCAGTTTCTGCAATTGTGTCGGGACAATCGAGACTTGCGGTTTGAACTCACCGCCGGGGGAGAACTCATCATTATGCCGCCGACAGGCTCGATCACTGGCTGGCGCAATGCCGACATCAATTATCAACTCACGGCATGGGCGAAACGCGATGGCAGCGGGCTGACCTTCGATTCGTCAACCGGTTTTAAACTGCCCAACGGGGCCAAACGCTCTCCTGATGCGGCGTGGATCAGGCGCGACCGTTGGGATGCGCTTACTGACCAGGAAAAAGAAGGCTTCGCGCCCATCTGCCCTGACTTTGTGCTGGAGTTGCGCTCGGCGGACGACAGCTTGTCTGCGTTGCAAGACAAGCTGACTGAATACCTTGATAATGGCGCGCAGTTGGGATGGCTGATTGACCCAAAAGACAAGCGGGTTTATGTCTATCGCCCCGGACATTCCGTCGAATGTTTGCAGCAGCCAGAAGCGGTGCCAGGCGACACCATCCTTCCAGGCTTTGTGTTGAGCCTGAAAGGTCTTTGGTAA
- a CDS encoding RidA family protein, with translation MNHLPRQRASSGSPYEARIGISRGVRAGQVIAIAGTAPIGADGKTVAPGDAAAQARRCFEIVRAALEQLGASLADVTRTRILLTRIEDWQAVAAVHGEFFKDIRPANTVMQVVRFIDPDWLVEIEADAVIAESS, from the coding sequence ATGAACCACCTGCCGCGACAGCGCGCCTCATCCGGCTCGCCTTACGAGGCGCGTATCGGCATCTCGCGCGGCGTGCGCGCCGGCCAGGTCATCGCCATTGCCGGCACCGCGCCCATTGGCGCGGACGGCAAAACCGTCGCCCCGGGTGATGCGGCGGCGCAGGCGCGTCGCTGTTTCGAGATTGTCCGGGCGGCGCTCGAACAGCTCGGCGCCAGCCTGGCCGATGTCACGCGCACGCGCATTCTGCTGACGCGCATCGAAGATTGGCAAGCCGTCGCAGCGGTTCACGGCGAGTTCTTCAAAGACATTCGCCCGGCAAACACCGTGATGCAGGTCGTGCGCTTCATCGATCCCGACTGGCTCGTTGAGATCGAAGCTGACGCGGTCATCGCTGAGTCAAGCTAA
- a CDS encoding cold shock domain-containing protein, translating into MVTAQGKVKWFSNTKGYGFIEQPGSPDVFVHYSAIQSDGYKTLKQGEVVEFTMIDGPKGPQAETVRRL; encoded by the coding sequence ATGGTCACAGCACAAGGCAAGGTCAAATGGTTCAGCAACACCAAGGGCTATGGGTTTATCGAGCAGCCGGGCAGCCCGGACGTTTTTGTTCACTACTCAGCCATCCAGTCGGATGGCTACAAGACGCTGAAGCAGGGAGAGGTTGTGGAGTTCACTATGATCGATGGCCCGAAGGGGCCGCAGGCAGAGACCGTCCGCAGGCTCTAG